A genomic segment from Halomonas sp. GD1P12 encodes:
- a CDS encoding YbeD family protein yields the protein MKKGANNGFRDLRTQKPSEPPKITFPCDYPLKVVGDAAQDFAAIVCQILVKYDPEFDAGAMQVVDSRNGRFQSVRVSIRATGEQQLGALFEELKATGRVHMVV from the coding sequence ATGAAAAAGGGTGCAAACAACGGGTTTCGCGACCTGCGCACGCAAAAGCCAAGCGAGCCCCCGAAAATCACGTTCCCATGTGACTATCCGCTCAAGGTCGTGGGTGACGCCGCGCAAGACTTCGCCGCCATCGTCTGTCAAATACTGGTGAAGTACGACCCCGAGTTCGATGCCGGCGCCATGCAGGTAGTGGATAGCCGCAACGGCCGCTTTCAGTCGGTGCGGGTATCGATTCGCGCCACCGGCGAGCAGCAGCTTGGCGCGCTGTTCGAAGAGCTCAAGGCGACCGGCCGTGTGCACATGGTCGTGTGA
- the lipA gene encoding lipoyl synthase: MSNTPTQRVSSGQKYRNEHGTSAIKDGMKVRREEPQSPSLERKPKWLRAQIPGGERFEAVKKNVSTHRLSTVCAESHCPNMGECWSNGTATIMLMGSVCTRACRFCAVDTGNPHGWLDHEEPENTAKSVELMALRYIVLTSVDRDDLDDGGAAHYASCIQAIKTRTPDVVVEALTPDFDGRLDAIERVVDSGLEVFAQNVETVERLTSRVRDPRAGYRKTLDVLAHAKKHRPDVITKTSLMLGLGETDEEILQTFDDLREIGVDIVTLGQYLRPTKNHLPVERWVTPEEFDRYRVLGLEKGFMEVPSGPLVRSSYRADKVFEKNNLGLAAPAAVPGQQQDENRIPAFNVG, translated from the coding sequence ATGAGCAACACCCCCACACAGCGTGTGTCCAGCGGCCAAAAGTATCGTAACGAGCACGGCACCTCCGCCATCAAGGATGGCATGAAGGTTCGCCGCGAAGAGCCCCAGTCGCCGTCACTCGAGCGCAAGCCCAAGTGGCTGCGCGCCCAGATTCCCGGCGGCGAGCGTTTTGAGGCGGTGAAGAAGAACGTCTCCACCCACCGCTTGAGTACGGTGTGCGCCGAATCGCACTGCCCCAACATGGGCGAATGCTGGAGCAACGGCACCGCCACCATCATGCTGATGGGCTCGGTATGCACCCGGGCGTGTCGCTTCTGCGCCGTGGATACCGGTAACCCTCACGGCTGGCTCGATCATGAAGAGCCCGAGAATACTGCCAAGTCTGTCGAGCTGATGGCGCTACGCTACATCGTGCTGACCTCTGTCGACCGGGACGACCTCGATGACGGTGGCGCCGCTCACTACGCCAGTTGCATCCAGGCGATCAAGACGCGGACCCCGGACGTGGTGGTCGAGGCACTGACGCCGGACTTCGATGGCCGGCTGGACGCCATCGAGCGCGTGGTCGATTCAGGGCTCGAGGTCTTTGCCCAGAACGTGGAAACCGTGGAGCGGTTGACTTCTCGCGTGCGTGACCCGCGCGCCGGCTACCGCAAGACCCTCGACGTGCTGGCGCATGCCAAGAAGCACCGCCCGGACGTGATCACCAAAACGAGCCTGATGCTGGGCCTTGGCGAAACCGATGAAGAGATCCTGCAGACCTTCGACGATCTGCGCGAGATCGGTGTCGATATCGTCACGCTCGGTCAGTATCTGCGCCCGACGAAGAACCACCTTCCGGTGGAGCGCTGGGTGACCCCGGAAGAGTTCGACCGCTACCGCGTACTGGGTCTGGAAAAAGGCTTCATGGAAGTTCCCTCCGGGCCGCTGGTACGCTCGAGCTACCGCGCCGACAAGGTGTTCGAAAAGAACAATCTGGGGCTTGCCGCGCCGGCCGCCGTCCCGGGCCAGCAGCAGGATGAAAACCGCATTCCGGCGTTCAACGTCGGCTGA
- the topA gene encoding type I DNA topoisomerase has product MGKSLVIVESPAKAKTINKYLGNDFIVKSSVGHIRDLPTSGSGKTAVDPKERARQAAATRKLSPDEKAEYKKKKAHDQLIRRMGIDPANGWEAHYEILPGKEKVVAELKKLAEKADAVYLATDLDREGEAIAWHLRETIGGDDARYKRVVFNEITKNAIQDAFKSPGALNIPRVEAQQARRFLDRVVGFMLSPLLWAKIARGLSAGRVQSVAVRLIVERERDIRAFIPEEFWDVHADLVSPDGVPVRFALARQDGQAFRPTSQDETYSRIEALKSASLSITNREDKPTSSKPGAPFITSTLQQAASGRLGFSVKKTMTMAQRLYEAGYITYMRTDSTNLSKDAVESARDYIEGEFGKRYLPENPNRYSSKESAQEAHEAIRPSEVSRKASDLSGMERDAERLYELIWRQFVACQMVPAEYLSSTLSVEVDGYDLRAKGRVLKFDGYTRVIKPAGKNEDQSLPDLPVKTPMTLEALDPQQHFTKPPARYTEASLVKELEKQGIGRPSTYAAIISTIQDRGYVKLESRRFYAEKLGDIVTERLKESFPDLMDYSFTARMEDSLDEVAEGERNWQALLDSFYGEFREELGRAESEEGMRPNQPVPTDIECPACGRDMQIRTASTGVFLGCSGYNLPPKERCKTTIDLIPGEEVVAEDAGEEAETDALRAKRRCGKCGTAMDSYLIDETRKLHICGQSPDCTGFEVEHGKFKIKGYEGPVIECDKCGSEMQLKSGRFGKYFGCTNSECKNTRKLLRSGEVAPPKMDPIPMPELACQKVEDHYVLRDGASGLFLAASKFPKNRETRPPLVKELKAHKDELPEKYHFILKAPSEDPDGRPAQIRYSRKNKEQYVMTDEEGKATGWKATFEGGKWHVEDKRK; this is encoded by the coding sequence ATGGGCAAGTCACTGGTCATCGTCGAGTCGCCCGCCAAGGCGAAGACGATCAATAAGTATCTCGGCAACGATTTTATCGTTAAGTCGAGCGTGGGTCATATTCGTGACCTGCCGACCAGCGGCTCGGGCAAGACCGCCGTCGACCCCAAGGAGCGCGCGCGCCAGGCCGCAGCGACCCGAAAGCTTTCGCCGGATGAAAAGGCGGAGTACAAAAAGAAGAAAGCCCACGATCAGCTGATTCGGCGCATGGGTATCGACCCGGCCAACGGCTGGGAGGCCCATTACGAAATTCTCCCCGGTAAAGAGAAGGTCGTCGCCGAGCTCAAAAAGCTCGCGGAAAAGGCCGACGCCGTCTATCTCGCAACGGATTTGGACCGCGAAGGGGAGGCGATCGCCTGGCACCTGCGCGAGACCATTGGCGGTGACGATGCTCGCTACAAGCGCGTGGTGTTCAACGAGATCACTAAAAACGCCATTCAGGATGCGTTCAAGTCGCCGGGGGCGCTCAATATTCCCCGTGTGGAGGCCCAGCAAGCGCGGCGCTTTCTCGACCGCGTGGTCGGCTTCATGCTCTCGCCACTTTTGTGGGCGAAGATCGCCCGCGGCCTTTCCGCTGGGCGCGTGCAGTCGGTGGCGGTGCGCCTGATCGTCGAGCGCGAGCGCGATATTCGCGCCTTCATCCCTGAAGAGTTTTGGGACGTGCACGCCGATCTGGTGTCGCCAGACGGCGTACCGGTACGTTTCGCGCTCGCCCGTCAGGATGGCCAGGCGTTTCGCCCGACCTCACAGGATGAGACCTACTCGCGCATCGAGGCGCTGAAAAGCGCCTCGCTCTCGATCACCAACCGTGAAGACAAGCCGACCAGCTCCAAACCCGGCGCGCCCTTCATCACCTCGACGCTGCAGCAGGCGGCCAGCGGCCGGCTCGGCTTCTCGGTGAAAAAGACCATGACCATGGCCCAGCGCTTGTATGAGGCGGGCTACATCACCTACATGCGTACCGACTCCACCAATCTGTCAAAGGATGCGGTCGAGAGCGCGCGGGACTATATCGAGGGCGAATTCGGTAAGCGCTACCTGCCGGAAAACCCCAACCGCTACTCGAGCAAGGAGAGCGCCCAGGAGGCCCACGAGGCGATTCGCCCCTCCGAGGTGTCGCGCAAGGCGAGCGATCTTTCCGGCATGGAGCGCGACGCCGAGCGCCTTTACGAGCTGATCTGGCGCCAGTTCGTTGCCTGCCAGATGGTGCCGGCGGAGTACCTGTCGAGCACGCTGAGCGTCGAGGTAGACGGTTATGATCTGCGCGCCAAGGGGCGGGTGCTGAAGTTCGATGGCTATACCCGGGTCATCAAGCCTGCGGGTAAAAACGAAGATCAAAGCCTGCCGGACCTGCCGGTCAAAACACCGATGACGCTGGAGGCGCTCGACCCGCAGCAGCACTTCACCAAGCCACCGGCGCGCTACACCGAAGCGAGCCTGGTCAAGGAACTCGAGAAACAGGGCATCGGTCGGCCCTCGACCTACGCGGCGATCATTTCGACCATTCAGGATCGCGGCTACGTCAAGCTTGAAAGCCGGCGCTTTTACGCCGAAAAGCTCGGCGATATCGTCACTGAGCGCTTGAAGGAGTCGTTTCCGGATTTGATGGACTACTCCTTCACCGCGCGCATGGAGGATAGTCTCGACGAAGTGGCCGAAGGTGAGCGCAACTGGCAGGCGCTGCTCGATAGCTTCTACGGCGAATTTCGTGAAGAGCTTGGCCGGGCGGAAAGCGAGGAGGGCATGCGCCCTAACCAGCCGGTGCCCACGGACATCGAGTGCCCGGCCTGCGGGCGCGACATGCAGATCCGCACCGCTTCGACCGGCGTGTTTCTGGGCTGCAGCGGCTACAACCTGCCGCCCAAGGAGCGCTGCAAGACCACTATCGACCTGATCCCCGGCGAGGAAGTGGTGGCCGAAGACGCCGGCGAAGAGGCGGAAACCGATGCGCTTCGCGCCAAACGCCGCTGCGGCAAGTGCGGCACGGCGATGGACAGCTACCTGATCGATGAAACGCGTAAGCTGCACATATGTGGCCAGAGCCCGGACTGCACCGGTTTCGAGGTGGAGCACGGCAAGTTCAAGATCAAGGGCTACGAAGGTCCGGTCATCGAGTGCGACAAGTGCGGCAGCGAAATGCAGCTCAAGTCCGGGCGTTTCGGCAAATACTTTGGCTGTACCAACAGCGAGTGCAAGAACACGCGCAAACTGCTGAGAAGCGGCGAAGTGGCCCCGCCGAAGATGGACCCGATCCCGATGCCAGAGCTCGCCTGTCAAAAGGTCGAGGATCACTACGTGCTGCGCGACGGGGCGAGCGGGCTGTTTCTGGCCGCCAGCAAGTTTCCCAAGAATCGTGAAACGCGCCCGCCGCTGGTCAAGGAGCTCAAGGCGCATAAGGATGAGCTACCGGAGAAGTACCACTTCATTCTCAAGGCGCCGAGCGAAGATCCGGATGGCCGCCCGGCGCAGATTCGCTACTCGCGCAAGAACAAGGAGCAGTACGTGATGACCGATGAAGAGGGCAAGGCGACCGGTTGGAAGGCCACCTTCGAGGGCGGCAAGTGGCACGTCGAGGACAAGCGCAAGTGA
- the lipB gene encoding lipoyl(octanoyl) transferase LipB, producing MANDAPIELYRLGRQAYEPVWHAMRTLTDERDETTPDQFWLVEHDPVFTQGQAGKPEHLLMPGDIPVVQTDRGGQVTYHGPGQVVLYPLLDVRRAKIGVRELVSALENAVIEVLESFGIGARARPDAPGVYVATPLGEAKIASLGLRIRRGASYHGVALNVSADLAPFARINPCGYAGMAVTRLQDLIEPSGPEASCDEVGEKLARALAATLKRSLGPVQTKTL from the coding sequence ATGGCAAATGACGCCCCCATCGAGCTTTACCGGCTCGGCCGTCAGGCTTATGAGCCGGTCTGGCATGCGATGCGCACGCTCACCGACGAGCGCGACGAGACAACGCCGGATCAGTTCTGGCTCGTCGAGCACGACCCGGTGTTCACCCAGGGCCAGGCCGGCAAGCCGGAACATCTGCTGATGCCCGGCGATATCCCTGTGGTGCAAACCGATCGGGGCGGGCAGGTGACCTACCACGGCCCGGGCCAGGTGGTGCTCTACCCGCTTCTGGACGTGCGCCGCGCCAAAATCGGCGTGCGCGAGCTGGTGAGCGCGCTGGAAAACGCGGTGATCGAGGTGCTCGAGAGCTTTGGTATCGGCGCCCGGGCAAGACCGGACGCCCCCGGCGTCTACGTGGCAACGCCTTTGGGCGAAGCCAAGATCGCCTCGCTCGGGCTTCGCATTCGCCGCGGCGCAAGCTACCACGGCGTGGCGTTGAACGTCAGCGCTGATCTTGCGCCTTTCGCGCGCATCAACCCCTGCGGCTACGCCGGTATGGCGGTGACTCGCCTGCAGGATCTGATCGAGCCGTCAGGGCCTGAGGCAAGCTGTGATGAGGTGGGTGAGAAGCTTGCCCGCGCGCTTGCCGCAACGCTCAAACGCTCGCTTGGACCGGTTCAGACCAAAACGCTTTAG
- a CDS encoding DUF3141 domain-containing protein, whose translation MNFLANPLLSGRWLPGLPGQKSGEASSGQQALVSMMDPFGFGRAAASYWRDSIERSILYWDVMRVRGNQYLEHMELTKPSVLGFKTEVVMDGRTLAHPTNYELLRVLPPEGTHVDPKKRPFVVVDPRAGHGPGIGGFKPDSELGVALKAGHPCYFIGFLPYPEPGQTVEDVVEAEVEFLRHIISLHPDITEKPMVVGNCQAGWQLMMAAALEPDVFGPILIAGAPLSYWAGERGKAPMRYTGGMAGGSWITALTSDLGNGQFDGAWLVQNFERLNPANTYWKKQYHLYANVDTESTRYLEFERWWGGHVILGGDEIQYIVDNLFVGNRLSTAQLVSRDGRRIDLRNLRSPVVVFCSRGDDITPPPQALGWIRDLYEGEDDIVANEQTIIYCMHDTTGHLGIFVSGSVSRKEHSEFTANMDYIDVMPPGLYETTITHASERKDADLIERDYLLEFTPRNFDELDDEVHHRVDDDRRFATVARISEINLGFYRLYLQPLIQAMVTPESARFMRRMHPIRLGYRLMSDRNPLTVFLPMMAQAVRENRVEVSDDNLFKTLESFVSDQIVDGLNTFRDVRDGATEKMFLSMYGQPQLQAAVGLYGDAHVHRRRPGAEPEHLRFIEQRKEALREKISQGGPLEAVVRSIIYVLGGAPATDERNFKRLRASRAELETQTTLEEFKRLVREQFFILKLDREKALESLPTLLEGEDNAALDKHVQHLSQVFGASGELSERGAERFEQIKVLFDRARSPEKPVEASAPASVAPAQEAKVDVEDDASSTSADSAARTSAAGKSVESAEDQQASSSAAALTKADEQSSPNETAAEKVEAPDADAKPSSDAGVTSAKASKAKAGGAKRTSTSRVKPRTRR comes from the coding sequence ATGAATTTTCTCGCTAATCCCTTACTGTCGGGTCGCTGGCTCCCCGGACTTCCGGGTCAGAAAAGCGGCGAGGCCTCATCCGGCCAGCAGGCGCTGGTCAGCATGATGGACCCGTTTGGTTTTGGCCGCGCTGCCGCGAGTTACTGGCGTGATAGCATCGAGCGCAGCATCCTCTATTGGGACGTCATGCGCGTGCGCGGTAATCAGTATCTCGAGCACATGGAGCTGACCAAGCCCAGCGTGCTGGGATTCAAGACCGAAGTGGTGATGGACGGTCGTACCCTTGCACACCCCACCAACTACGAGCTTCTGCGCGTGCTTCCCCCGGAAGGTACACACGTCGACCCCAAAAAGCGGCCCTTCGTGGTGGTCGACCCACGCGCCGGCCACGGCCCGGGCATTGGCGGCTTCAAACCCGACAGTGAATTGGGCGTGGCGTTGAAAGCAGGCCACCCGTGCTACTTCATCGGCTTTTTGCCCTATCCGGAGCCTGGCCAGACCGTCGAGGACGTGGTCGAGGCGGAAGTCGAATTTCTGCGTCATATCATTTCGCTGCATCCGGACATCACCGAAAAGCCAATGGTGGTGGGTAACTGCCAGGCGGGCTGGCAGCTGATGATGGCGGCGGCATTGGAGCCGGACGTGTTCGGCCCCATTTTGATCGCCGGCGCGCCGCTATCCTACTGGGCCGGCGAGCGCGGCAAGGCCCCGATGCGCTATACCGGCGGTATGGCCGGCGGTAGCTGGATCACCGCGCTGACCAGCGATCTTGGCAATGGCCAGTTCGACGGTGCCTGGCTTGTGCAGAATTTCGAGCGCCTGAACCCGGCCAACACCTACTGGAAGAAGCAGTATCACCTGTACGCCAATGTCGACACCGAATCCACGCGTTATCTTGAGTTCGAGCGTTGGTGGGGCGGGCACGTCATTCTCGGCGGCGATGAAATTCAGTACATCGTCGATAACCTGTTCGTGGGTAACCGTCTTTCCACCGCGCAGCTTGTGAGCCGTGACGGGCGGCGTATCGATCTTCGTAACCTGCGCTCGCCGGTGGTGGTGTTCTGCTCCCGCGGCGACGACATTACCCCGCCACCCCAGGCGCTTGGCTGGATTCGTGATCTCTACGAGGGCGAAGACGATATCGTCGCCAACGAGCAGACCATCATCTACTGCATGCACGATACCACCGGCCACCTGGGAATCTTCGTTTCCGGCAGCGTTTCGCGCAAGGAGCACTCGGAATTCACGGCCAACATGGACTACATCGATGTCATGCCGCCGGGGCTTTATGAAACGACGATAACGCATGCCAGCGAGCGCAAGGACGCCGACCTGATCGAGCGCGATTATCTGCTCGAATTCACCCCGCGGAATTTTGATGAGCTGGACGACGAGGTACATCACCGCGTCGATGACGACCGGCGCTTTGCCACCGTTGCACGTATCTCTGAAATCAATCTGGGCTTTTACCGGCTCTACCTGCAGCCCTTGATTCAGGCGATGGTCACCCCGGAGTCGGCGCGGTTCATGCGTCGAATGCACCCGATCCGCTTGGGGTATCGGCTGATGTCGGATCGCAACCCCTTGACCGTGTTCTTGCCCATGATGGCTCAGGCGGTACGTGAAAACCGGGTCGAGGTAAGCGACGACAACCTGTTTAAAACGCTCGAATCCTTTGTGTCGGACCAGATCGTCGATGGGCTCAATACTTTCCGCGACGTTCGCGATGGCGCCACCGAAAAGATGTTTCTGTCGATGTACGGTCAGCCGCAGCTTCAGGCCGCAGTAGGGCTTTATGGCGATGCCCACGTACATCGCCGCCGCCCGGGGGCGGAGCCCGAGCACCTTCGCTTCATCGAACAGCGCAAGGAGGCGCTGCGCGAAAAAATCAGCCAGGGCGGGCCGCTCGAGGCGGTGGTTCGCTCGATCATCTACGTACTGGGCGGTGCGCCCGCCACTGACGAGCGCAATTTCAAGCGCCTGCGCGCCTCTCGTGCCGAACTTGAAACCCAAACGACGCTCGAGGAGTTCAAGCGCCTGGTGCGCGAGCAGTTCTTCATTTTGAAACTCGACCGCGAAAAGGCGCTCGAGTCGCTGCCGACGCTGCTGGAAGGCGAGGACAACGCCGCGTTGGACAAGCACGTGCAGCACTTGAGCCAGGTGTTTGGCGCCAGCGGTGAGCTTAGCGAGCGTGGCGCCGAGCGCTTCGAGCAGATCAAGGTGCTTTTTGATCGTGCGCGCAGCCCGGAAAAACCCGTCGAGGCATCGGCGCCCGCTTCCGTCGCGCCGGCTCAGGAAGCGAAAGTCGACGTCGAAGACGATGCGTCGAGCACCAGTGCTGACAGTGCGGCGAGAACGTCGGCAGCCGGCAAATCCGTTGAAAGCGCCGAGGATCAGCAAGCTTCATCGAGTGCCGCCGCGTTGACCAAAGCCGACGAGCAGTCTTCTCCAAACGAAACCGCCGCTGAAAAAGTTGAAGCGCCGGACGCTGACGCCAAACCCTCGAGTGACGCCGGGGTGACGTCAGCAAAGGCGAGCAAGGCCAAAGCCGGCGGCGCCAAGCGCACCAGCACCTCGCGAGTCAAGCCGCGTACACGGCGCTAA
- a CDS encoding D-alanyl-D-alanine carboxypeptidase family protein — MTIFNAFRRTARLCLIATVTAVALPATAQVIPQPQTIIPAAPQLAASSWILMDADSGRVLVEHNADERLPPASITKLMTAYMVERELDRGTINMSDMVNISENAWRTGGSKMFIEVGDQVSVEDLLHGIVIVSGNDASVAMAEHLAGGEAPFADLMNQHADRLGMRNTHFENATGLPHDNHYSSAHDLALLTQHIINDYPEHYQIYSQRSFSYGGIDQPNRNRLLWRDPTVDGLKTGWTNDAGYCLVSSAKRDDMRLISVVMGTNSEEARAQETQKLLSYGFRFYETMKLYERGAVLATPRVWGGDINELRVGVDGEVFMTLPRNRNEELRARLNLDEDLQAPVAVGDNVGTLEVYLGEEMVGERQLTALESVEEGGLFKRLFDQVQRFFSGLFSRFTD; from the coding sequence ATGACTATTTTCAATGCGTTTCGCCGTACCGCTCGTCTTTGTCTGATCGCAACGGTGACCGCAGTGGCCCTGCCCGCCACGGCTCAGGTGATTCCCCAGCCCCAGACCATCATCCCCGCGGCGCCGCAGCTTGCCGCGAGCTCCTGGATTTTAATGGATGCCGATAGCGGCCGCGTACTGGTCGAGCACAACGCCGACGAGCGTCTGCCGCCGGCGAGTATCACCAAGCTGATGACCGCTTACATGGTGGAGCGCGAGCTCGACCGCGGCACCATCAACATGAGCGATATGGTCAACATCAGCGAAAACGCCTGGCGCACCGGCGGCTCCAAGATGTTCATCGAGGTGGGCGACCAGGTGTCGGTGGAGGATCTGCTCCACGGTATCGTAATCGTCTCCGGTAACGATGCAAGCGTGGCCATGGCCGAGCACCTGGCCGGCGGCGAAGCGCCCTTTGCCGACCTGATGAACCAGCACGCCGACCGGCTCGGCATGCGCAACACGCATTTCGAAAACGCCACGGGCTTGCCCCACGATAACCACTACTCGTCGGCCCATGACCTGGCGCTTTTGACTCAGCACATCATCAATGACTACCCCGAACACTATCAGATCTACTCGCAGAGAAGCTTTTCCTACGGTGGTATCGACCAGCCCAACCGTAACCGCCTGCTGTGGCGCGACCCGACCGTCGATGGCTTGAAAACCGGCTGGACCAACGATGCCGGTTATTGCCTGGTCTCCTCGGCCAAGCGTGACGACATGCGCTTGATTTCAGTGGTAATGGGCACCAACTCCGAAGAAGCCCGCGCCCAGGAAACCCAGAAGCTTCTAAGCTACGGTTTTCGCTTTTATGAAACCATGAAGCTTTACGAGCGCGGCGCGGTACTTGCCACCCCGCGGGTTTGGGGCGGTGATATCAACGAGCTTCGCGTCGGTGTAGATGGCGAAGTCTTCATGACGCTACCGCGCAATCGCAACGAAGAGCTGCGCGCGCGCCTGAACCTGGACGAAGACCTCCAGGCCCCGGTCGCCGTGGGCGACAACGTCGGTACGCTGGAAGTCTACCTGGGCGAAGAGATGGTAGGCGAGCGCCAGCTAACCGCGCTTGAAAGCGTGGAAGAGGGCGGGCTGTTCAAGCGCCTGTTCGATCAGGTACAGCGCTTTTTCAGCGGGCTGTTTAGCCGTTTCACCGACTAA
- a CDS encoding LysR family transcriptional regulator, giving the protein MTPTGLLNRLTFRQLQVFQAVYQKRSYSRAAEQLGLTQPAVSAQIRQLEHALKAPLFNYAGKTLYALPAADTLAISTREIIGQLARLSMNLSDLDGRIKGELNLAAVSSAQYVVPYLLARFRAQYPDINVRLKVCNRSQALERLAEQRDDLVIMAMVPQNDALSVTPLLENELIPVVWPDHPLLTMPSPTLADFARHFILMREPGSGVRNAFEQLAADQEVGLAHRIELGSNEAIKQGVMAHLGVAVLPQLAVKLELEHHLLASPQLPAFPIRRSWCAVNRRDQLLTPVAELFLRFTKERLDEYRRFFQARATPLPGHAVSCLPVESPP; this is encoded by the coding sequence ATGACCCCGACCGGCCTGCTCAATCGTCTGACCTTTCGCCAGCTCCAGGTGTTTCAGGCGGTCTATCAAAAGCGCTCCTACTCTCGCGCCGCCGAGCAGCTCGGGCTCACGCAGCCGGCGGTGAGCGCCCAAATTCGCCAGCTCGAGCACGCTCTGAAAGCGCCGCTTTTCAACTACGCAGGGAAAACGCTCTACGCGCTACCCGCCGCGGATACGCTGGCGATTTCCACCCGGGAAATCATCGGTCAGCTGGCCAGGCTTTCGATGAACCTGTCGGATCTCGATGGGCGCATCAAGGGCGAGCTCAATCTCGCTGCCGTCTCGTCCGCCCAATACGTGGTGCCCTATCTGCTTGCGCGCTTTCGCGCCCAGTACCCGGATATCAACGTGCGCTTGAAAGTGTGCAATCGAAGCCAGGCACTCGAACGCCTGGCCGAGCAGCGCGACGATCTGGTGATCATGGCGATGGTACCGCAAAACGACGCGCTCTCGGTGACGCCACTTTTGGAGAACGAGCTGATTCCGGTGGTATGGCCGGATCACCCGCTATTGACCATGCCCTCGCCCACGCTTGCGGACTTTGCGCGCCACTTCATACTAATGCGAGAGCCCGGCTCCGGCGTGCGCAACGCCTTCGAACAGCTGGCCGCCGATCAGGAAGTAGGCCTTGCCCATCGAATCGAGCTTGGCTCCAACGAGGCCATCAAACAGGGCGTCATGGCGCACCTGGGCGTGGCGGTACTTCCTCAGCTGGCGGTCAAGCTCGAGCTCGAGCACCACCTGTTGGCAAGCCCGCAGCTTCCCGCTTTTCCGATTCGCAGGTCCTGGTGCGCGGTTAACCGACGCGATCAGCTCCTGACCCCAGTCGCCGAGCTTTTTTTGCGCTTCACTAAAGAGCGCCTGGATGAGTACCGCCGCTTTTTTCAGGCCCGCGCCACGCCGCTACCGGGTCACGCGGTGTCGTGCCTGCCGGTTGAAAGCCCCCCGTGA
- a CDS encoding septal ring lytic transglycosylase RlpA family protein: protein MRQLFKQTRALGAGAALLTLVTGCAGQNAPTTVNANHPPREASPAAASTASGSGERYAMSGDAYPVEPPDVSQVPDAQPRIEAPSRAGNRSTYQVWGETYHVLPSASGYTKQGTASWYGEKFHGYATSNGEIYDMYKMSAAHRSLPLPTFARITSLDSGNSVIVRVNDRGPFHSDREIDLSYAAAARLGILDNGTGRVRVEAIDPQQWLANRGGGARPVPAAASSRAPAVASVPAQAAAPTPAPARAQPATGGDEIYLQIAALGNEESARALQQRLGGELLHSVRVQSDDDVHRVQVGPMSPNQEQQARVALGQAGFSQVFVVR, encoded by the coding sequence ATGAGACAACTGTTCAAACAGACCCGCGCCCTGGGCGCGGGCGCGGCGCTGCTGACGCTCGTGACCGGGTGCGCGGGCCAAAATGCGCCGACCACGGTCAATGCCAACCATCCGCCTCGCGAGGCGTCACCGGCTGCGGCGAGTACCGCCAGCGGGAGCGGCGAGCGCTACGCCATGAGCGGCGATGCCTACCCGGTCGAGCCGCCGGATGTCAGCCAGGTACCGGATGCCCAGCCGCGCATCGAGGCGCCCTCAAGGGCAGGCAACCGCTCGACCTATCAGGTGTGGGGCGAAACATATCACGTGCTGCCGAGCGCTTCGGGCTATACCAAACAAGGCACCGCCTCCTGGTACGGCGAGAAATTTCATGGTTACGCCACCTCCAACGGCGAAATCTACGACATGTACAAGATGTCGGCGGCGCACCGCTCGCTGCCGCTGCCGACCTTTGCCCGAATCACCAGTCTCGATAGCGGCAATTCGGTCATCGTGCGGGTCAACGACCGCGGCCCGTTCCACAGCGACCGCGAAATCGATCTCTCCTACGCGGCGGCGGCGCGCCTTGGAATTCTGGACAACGGCACCGGCCGGGTACGCGTCGAAGCGATCGACCCGCAGCAGTGGCTGGCCAATCGAGGCGGGGGCGCAAGGCCCGTGCCCGCCGCTGCGTCTTCGCGGGCGCCCGCCGTAGCGTCTGTACCGGCGCAGGCCGCCGCGCCAACACCGGCGCCGGCGCGCGCTCAGCCGGCGACAGGCGGTGATGAAATCTATCTACAAATCGCCGCGCTCGGCAACGAAGAGAGCGCCCGCGCCCTCCAGCAGCGCTTGGGCGGCGAGCTTTTACACTCGGTGCGTGTGCAAAGCGATGACGATGTACACCGCGTACAGGTCGGCCCCATGTCGCCGAATCAGGAGCAGCAGGCCCGAGTGGCGCTGGGCCAGGCAGGCTTCTCTCAGGTTTTCGTTGTGAGATAA